Proteins encoded together in one Bradyrhizobium sp. PSBB068 window:
- a CDS encoding glucose 1-dehydrogenase produces the protein MRLANKTALITGGNSGIGLATAKLFIAEGAKVVITGRNKETLAAAAKELGPNALAVVADATDVAALEAAVKQGAEKFGKYDVLFANAGIPGQTPVGGTTLAAFENVIRTNLTGVFFTVQAVAPYLNDGASIILNGSVISVLGNPGYSAYAASKAGVRAMARVMASELSPRNIRVNVVAPGAVRTPIWGAAIATPEAEKVFEQRIGKTTPLGRIGEPDHISKTVLFLASDDAAHVQGQELFIDGGATASPAGAPIYRG, from the coding sequence CAGCGAAGCTGTTCATCGCCGAAGGCGCCAAGGTCGTCATCACCGGACGCAACAAGGAAACGCTTGCGGCGGCGGCCAAGGAGCTTGGGCCGAACGCGCTCGCCGTCGTGGCCGATGCCACCGACGTCGCGGCGCTGGAAGCCGCGGTGAAGCAGGGCGCCGAGAAGTTCGGCAAGTATGATGTGCTGTTCGCCAATGCCGGCATTCCCGGCCAGACGCCGGTCGGCGGCACCACACTCGCCGCATTCGAAAATGTGATCCGCACCAATCTCACCGGCGTGTTCTTCACCGTGCAGGCGGTCGCGCCCTATCTCAATGACGGCGCGTCGATCATCCTCAACGGCTCGGTGATTTCGGTGCTCGGCAACCCCGGCTATTCGGCCTATGCCGCGAGCAAGGCCGGCGTGCGCGCGATGGCGCGCGTGATGGCGTCAGAACTGTCGCCGCGCAACATCCGCGTCAACGTGGTGGCGCCGGGCGCCGTGCGCACGCCGATCTGGGGTGCGGCAATCGCAACGCCCGAAGCCGAGAAGGTGTTCGAGCAGCGGATCGGCAAGACCACGCCGCTCGGCCGCATCGGCGAACCCGATCACATCTCGAAGACCGTGCTGTTCCTGGCATCCGACGACGCGGCACATGTGCAGGGGCAGGAACTCTTCATCGATGGCGGCGCAACGGCATCGCCCGCCGGCGCGCCGATCTATCGCGGCTAG